From a region of the Cyprinus carpio isolate SPL01 chromosome B21, ASM1834038v1, whole genome shotgun sequence genome:
- the LOC109061298 gene encoding collagen alpha-2(VI) chain-like, whose translation MKPCTITRRNSKLYWNTYGRRWEYLTILNRRWIRLLTLTRFKLKKQRRRSRRSLRNFVRFYAMKKWPITVLQEEEKQKSQMIKEKTWKTSKQIVSLKCAIRDVEEQMKAEDDSFLQNFKGTLQRAQCSLPDPGNVSDLLINTQEYLSDLRLTVLQKIDSSGEDPSARGAHNSRRGHSSRGGPSVRGDPTSRGGFKGDPTSRGGQNFRGDPSVRGGHNFKEDPNNRGDSSFRGDASFKEDPNSRGGHNFKRGQNPRGDTSFRGGHNFKEDHSNRGDPSFRGGHNFKEDHSNRGDPSFRGRHNFKEDHSNRGDPSFRGGHNFKVDHSNRGDPSFKEDPSFRGGHNFRGNSNFRGDHRGHSTGGANRFRGGRSYRGDFNSEGAKAPEGAEEFQGSP comes from the exons ATGAAGCCGTGCACAATAACAAG GAGAAACTCAAAGCTGTACTGGAACACTTACGGGAGAAGATGGGAATATTTGACAATTTTAAACAGACGTTGGATCAGACTGCTGACATTAACAAG ATTCAAACTGAAGAAGCAGAGGAGAAGATCAAGAAGGAGTTTGAGGAACTTCGTGAGATTCTACGCAATGAAGAAGTGGCCAATAACAGTACTGCAAGAGGAAGAGAAGCAGAAGAGTCAGATGATAAAGGAGAAGACCTGGAAGACCAGCAAACAGATCGTATCTCTCAAATGTGCAATCAGAGACGTCGAGGAGCAGATGAAAGCTGAAGATGATTCATTCCTGCAG AACTTTAAGGGCACATTGCAGAG AGCTCAGTGCAGCCTGCCAGATCCGGGGAATGTTTCCGATTTGCTGATCAATACCCAAGAATACCTGAGTGACCTGAGGCTCACTGTGCTACAGAAGATTGACAGCTCCGGGGAGGACCCCAGTGCAAGAGGGGCCCACAATAGCAGACGGGGCCACAGTTCCAGAGGGGGGCCCAGTGTCAGGGGGGACCCCACTTCCAGAGGGGGGTTCAAGGGGGACCCCACTTCCAGAGGAGGCCAAAATTTCAGAGGGGACCCCAGCGTCAGGGGGGGCCACAATTTTAAGGAGGACCCCAATAACAGAGGGGACTCCAGTTTCAGGGGGGACGCGAGTTTTAAGGAGGACCCAAATTCCAGAGGGGGACACAATTTCAAAAGGGGGCAAAACCCTAGAGGGGACACCAGTTTCAGGGGGGGCCACAATTTTAAGGAGGACCACAGTAACAGAGGGGACCCCAGTTTCAGGGGGGGCCACAATTTTAAGGAGGACCACAGTAACAGAGGGGACCCCAGTTTTAGGGGGAGGCATAATTTTAAGGAGGATCACAGTAACAGAGGGGACCCCAGTTTCAGGGGGGGCCACAATTTTAAGGTGGACCACAGTAACAGAGGGGACCCCAGTTTTAAGGAGGACCCCAGTTTCAGGGGAGGTCACAATTTTAGGGGAAACTCCAATTTTCGAGGGGATCACAGGGGCCACAGTACTGGGGGAGCAAATAGATTCAGAGGGGGCCGGAGTTACAGAGGGGACTTTAATAGCGAGGGGGCCAAAGCTCCAGAGGGTGCGGAGGAGTTCCAGGGGAGCCCCTGA